A window of Clavibacter michiganensis contains these coding sequences:
- a CDS encoding PTS sugar transporter subunit IIB: MTGRILVVCGSGASSTFLAQRLRALAEADGLEIEAVAGSLAQVRLDAAGMDVVLLGAHLADRLDAVREAAADEGATAVLLDADAARPEGARAALDRALAAMRQGARSLRLAPGLHGRPLGGSPPVV; encoded by the coding sequence ATGACCGGGAGGATCCTCGTCGTCTGCGGCTCCGGCGCATCCAGCACCTTCCTCGCCCAGCGCCTCCGCGCGCTCGCCGAGGCCGACGGGCTCGAGATCGAGGCCGTCGCCGGGTCCCTCGCCCAGGTGCGTCTCGACGCCGCCGGCATGGACGTCGTCCTCCTCGGCGCCCACCTCGCCGACCGGCTCGACGCCGTGCGGGAGGCCGCCGCCGACGAGGGCGCGACCGCCGTCCTCCTCGACGCCGACGCCGCTCGTCCCGAGGGCGCGCGCGCCGCGCTGGACCGGGCCCTCGCCGCGATGCGCCAGGGTGCCCGCTCGCTCCGCCTCGCGCCGGGGCTGCACGGCCGCCCGCTCGGGGGATCCCCGCCCGTCGTCTGA
- a CDS encoding BglG family transcription antiterminator, with amino-acid sequence MLSENHERLLDYLSTADRWVEAGELADRLGVTTRSVRTYVQAVRERSAVSIASSPDGYRIDAGSYARHLGARPTGDPQGTPRDRLHALVRRLGDAPDGLDVFALAGELHVSDSTVEADLRKVRALVEDAGLALRRTGSTVVLEGSERDFRRLLSRMFRDESAQGFLPLETVQREFASDSLRAFKTDLVRELTEGGFFVNEYGVDNVLLHVAIAVDRLARAPRRTGPGADQDPADDGAPGAAHPTVDDASTAAPSADPTAIAIRAVLARLLAAHFDVPVPAGDVAYLALLVRTRVVTPGNEQSLATVMREHVVESDLDVVRAIVRRVKQEYLVDLEDEDFTVRFSLHLGNLVARAADRSFSRNPLARSIKTSYPMTYEIAVFIASEVQRRRGIAINDDEIAYIALHVGSHRERVARRDDRVACALVCPNYYDLHQIMRQRIEQALGADISVDAVVTRTDVDADALGVQLVIDATGSRPPADNVVVVQPLPTPDDIESIRRAVARVRRHARRSSMKHDLLRFLDESLFFRDLYAPDEEAMIRLLGGKMVEQGIIEPEYIDGAIERERLSSTAFTDTLAVPHSLAMTAHRTAIAIVVNDEAMQWGGNRVHVVALVAFSASGRTSFQHVFDQFVEVFSDHRDVQAIMRASGSHGSFIEELVHVMDT; translated from the coding sequence ATGCTGAGCGAGAACCACGAGAGGCTGCTGGACTACCTGTCCACGGCCGACCGCTGGGTCGAGGCCGGCGAGCTCGCGGACCGCCTCGGGGTCACGACGCGCAGCGTGCGCACCTACGTCCAGGCGGTGCGGGAGCGCTCGGCCGTCTCGATCGCCTCCTCCCCCGACGGCTATCGGATCGACGCTGGCAGCTACGCCCGCCACCTCGGGGCGCGCCCGACCGGCGACCCGCAGGGCACGCCCCGCGACCGGCTGCACGCGCTCGTCCGCCGCCTCGGCGACGCGCCCGACGGCCTCGACGTCTTCGCGCTCGCGGGCGAGCTGCACGTGAGCGACTCCACCGTCGAGGCGGACCTCCGCAAGGTGCGCGCGCTCGTCGAGGACGCCGGGCTGGCCCTCCGCCGCACGGGATCCACCGTCGTGCTCGAGGGCTCGGAGCGCGACTTCCGCCGGCTGCTGTCGCGCATGTTCCGCGACGAGAGCGCGCAGGGCTTCCTGCCGCTCGAGACGGTGCAGCGGGAGTTCGCGTCCGACTCGCTGCGCGCCTTCAAGACGGATCTCGTCCGCGAGCTCACGGAGGGCGGCTTCTTCGTGAACGAGTACGGCGTCGACAACGTGCTGCTGCACGTGGCGATCGCGGTCGACCGGCTGGCCCGGGCGCCGCGGCGGACGGGCCCGGGCGCGGACCAGGACCCCGCGGACGACGGCGCGCCGGGCGCCGCGCACCCGACGGTCGACGACGCGTCGACGGCCGCCCCCTCCGCCGACCCGACGGCCATCGCGATCCGCGCCGTGCTCGCCCGTCTCCTCGCCGCCCACTTCGACGTGCCGGTGCCGGCTGGCGACGTCGCCTACCTCGCGCTCCTCGTGCGCACGCGCGTCGTCACCCCCGGCAACGAGCAGTCGCTCGCCACGGTGATGCGCGAGCACGTCGTCGAGAGCGACCTCGACGTCGTGCGCGCCATCGTCCGCCGCGTGAAGCAGGAGTACCTGGTGGACCTCGAGGACGAGGACTTCACGGTCCGCTTCTCGCTGCACCTCGGGAACCTCGTGGCGCGCGCGGCCGACCGCTCCTTCTCCCGGAACCCGCTCGCCCGCTCCATCAAGACCTCCTACCCGATGACCTACGAGATCGCCGTGTTCATCGCGAGCGAGGTGCAGCGGCGGCGCGGCATCGCGATCAACGACGACGAGATCGCGTACATCGCGCTGCACGTGGGCTCGCACCGGGAGCGGGTCGCCCGCCGCGACGACCGGGTCGCGTGCGCGCTCGTCTGCCCGAACTACTACGACCTGCACCAGATCATGCGGCAGCGCATCGAGCAGGCGCTCGGAGCCGACATCAGCGTCGACGCCGTGGTCACGCGAACCGACGTCGACGCGGACGCCCTCGGGGTGCAGCTCGTGATCGACGCGACCGGATCCCGTCCGCCGGCCGACAACGTGGTCGTGGTCCAGCCGCTGCCGACCCCCGACGACATCGAGTCGATCCGCCGGGCCGTCGCCCGCGTCCGCCGCCACGCGCGCCGTAGCTCCATGAAGCACGACCTGCTGCGCTTCCTCGACGAGTCGCTGTTCTTCCGCGACCTGTACGCGCCCGACGAGGAGGCGATGATCCGGCTGCTCGGCGGCAAGATGGTGGAGCAGGGCATCATCGAGCCCGAGTACATCGACGGGGCCATCGAGCGCGAGCGCCTGTCGTCGACGGCGTTCACCGACACCCTCGCGGTGCCGCACTCGCTCGCGATGACGGCGCACCGCACGGCCATCGCGATCGTGGTCAACGACGAGGCGATGCAGTGGGGCGGTAACCGCGTGCACGTGGTCGCGCTCGTCGCCTTCAGCGCGAGCGGCCGCACGAGCTTCCAGCACGTCTTCGACCAGTTCGTCGAGGTCTTCTCCGACCACCGAGACGTGCAGGCGATCATGCGGGCGTCGGGCTCGCACGGCTCCTTCATCGAGGAGCTCGTGCACGTCATGGACACCTGA
- the map gene encoding type I methionyl aminopeptidase, whose protein sequence is MGALRRTPGIYKTPDEIRRMVAPGLATAASLDAVRGLIAPGVTTGELDAAADAAIRALGGHSNFQLVPGYRHTVCVSVNEEVVHGIPGDRVLQPGDIVSVDSGAEIDGWNGDSAMTVVVPDPARPDVVEARERLSRVTEDSLWAGIARLATASHLNEVGEAVEESVEAAGSFGIVMDYTGHGIGRSMHEDPPVFNYRVRGKGPAVKPGLVVAIEPMITDGEAETRVLDDDWTVATVDGSMASHWEHSVAVHARGIWVLTLADGGASRLVPLGVTPVAP, encoded by the coding sequence GTGGGCGCGCTCCGCCGCACGCCGGGGATCTACAAGACCCCGGACGAGATCCGTCGCATGGTCGCGCCCGGCCTGGCGACCGCCGCGTCGCTCGACGCCGTCCGCGGGCTCATCGCCCCGGGCGTCACGACGGGCGAGCTCGACGCTGCCGCCGACGCCGCCATCCGCGCCCTCGGCGGGCACTCCAACTTCCAGCTCGTGCCCGGCTATCGCCACACGGTGTGCGTCTCCGTCAACGAAGAGGTCGTGCACGGCATCCCGGGCGACCGCGTGCTGCAGCCGGGCGACATCGTCTCGGTGGACAGCGGAGCGGAGATCGACGGCTGGAACGGCGACTCGGCCATGACGGTCGTGGTGCCGGATCCCGCGCGCCCCGACGTCGTCGAGGCGCGCGAACGCCTCTCCCGTGTCACCGAGGACTCGCTCTGGGCGGGCATCGCCCGGCTCGCGACCGCGTCGCACCTCAACGAGGTGGGCGAGGCCGTCGAGGAGAGCGTCGAGGCGGCCGGGTCGTTCGGCATCGTCATGGACTACACGGGCCACGGCATCGGCCGGAGCATGCACGAGGATCCGCCGGTGTTCAACTACCGCGTGCGCGGCAAGGGCCCTGCGGTGAAGCCCGGGCTCGTCGTCGCGATCGAGCCCATGATCACCGACGGCGAGGCGGAGACGCGCGTCCTCGACGACGACTGGACCGTCGCCACGGTCGACGGCAGCATGGCGTCGCACTGGGAGCACTCCGTCGCGGTGCACGCGCGCGGCATCTGGGTGCTCACGCTCGCCGACGGCGGGGCCTCGCGCCTCGTGCCGCTCGGCGTCACGCCCGTCGCGCCCTGA
- a CDS encoding adenylate kinase codes for MTRLLIVGPPGAGKGTQAKRIASEYGIPDVSTGDIFRQNIKDRTELGQQVQALVDAGNYVPDELTNRLVTARLQEEDAQAGFLLDGYPRTLAQVAYLEELLQGWGQELDAVIQLVADEDEVVARLTRRAAEQGRADDGEEEIRHRQEVYVRETSPLIDVYRERGLLLEVDGLGEVDEVAERIRAALAGRGVRPSSDAGRA; via the coding sequence GTGACCCGGCTCCTGATCGTCGGCCCTCCCGGCGCGGGCAAGGGCACGCAGGCGAAGCGCATCGCCTCCGAATACGGCATCCCCGACGTCTCGACGGGCGACATCTTCCGCCAGAACATCAAGGACCGCACGGAGCTCGGCCAGCAGGTGCAGGCGCTCGTCGACGCGGGCAACTACGTCCCCGACGAGCTCACCAACCGGCTCGTCACCGCGCGCCTCCAGGAGGAGGACGCGCAGGCGGGCTTCCTGCTCGACGGCTACCCGCGCACGCTCGCCCAGGTCGCCTACCTGGAGGAGCTGCTGCAGGGGTGGGGCCAGGAGCTCGACGCCGTCATCCAGCTCGTCGCCGACGAGGACGAGGTCGTCGCCCGGCTCACCCGCCGCGCGGCCGAGCAGGGTCGCGCCGACGACGGCGAGGAGGAGATCCGCCACCGCCAGGAGGTCTACGTCCGCGAGACGAGCCCACTCATCGACGTGTACCGCGAGCGCGGCCTGCTCCTCGAGGTCGACGGGCTGGGCGAGGTCGACGAGGTCGCCGAGCGCATCCGCGCGGCCCTCGCCGGTCGCGGCGTGCGTCCCTCCTCCGACGCCGGCCGCGCGTAG
- the secY gene encoding preprotein translocase subunit SecY: MLSAVVRIFRTPDLRRKIGFTLGIIALFRLGSFIPAPFVDFANVQSCLAANQGTSGLYELVNLFSGGALLKLSIFALGIMPYITASIIVQLLRVVIPHFDTLYKEGQSGQAKLTQYTRYLTIALAVLQSTTLITVARSGALFGQTNVSACTQLVTNDAWYAIMLMVITMTAGTGLIMWMGELITERGIGNGMSLLIFTSVAAAFPTSLIAIQQSRGWEVFLLVIAVGLLVVAAVVYVEQSQRRIPVQYAKRMVGRRTYGGNNTYIPIKVNMAGVVPVIFASSLLYLPALVAQFNQPPVGQPPAPWVQWITDNLTTGDHPLYMAMYFLLIVGFTYFYVAITFNPEEVADNMKKYGGFIPGIRAGRPTAEYLDYVLTRITLPGSLYLGLIALLPLIALSLVGANQNFPFGGASILIVVGVGLETVKQIDSQLQQRHYEGLLK; the protein is encoded by the coding sequence GTGTTGAGCGCCGTCGTCAGGATCTTCCGCACCCCCGATCTACGTCGCAAGATCGGGTTCACGCTGGGCATCATCGCCCTCTTCCGCCTCGGATCGTTCATCCCCGCGCCGTTCGTCGACTTCGCCAACGTGCAGTCGTGCCTCGCGGCCAACCAGGGCACCTCGGGCCTCTACGAGCTCGTCAACCTCTTCAGCGGCGGTGCGCTGCTGAAGCTCTCCATCTTCGCGCTGGGCATCATGCCGTACATCACGGCGTCGATCATCGTCCAGCTGCTCCGCGTGGTCATCCCGCACTTCGACACCCTCTACAAGGAGGGCCAGTCCGGCCAGGCCAAGCTCACGCAGTACACGCGCTACCTCACGATCGCCCTCGCGGTCCTGCAGTCCACGACGCTCATCACGGTCGCGCGCAGCGGTGCGCTGTTCGGCCAGACCAACGTCAGCGCCTGCACGCAGCTCGTCACGAACGACGCCTGGTACGCGATCATGCTCATGGTCATCACGATGACCGCCGGCACCGGCCTCATCATGTGGATGGGCGAGCTCATCACCGAGCGCGGCATCGGCAACGGCATGTCGCTCCTCATCTTCACGTCGGTCGCGGCCGCGTTCCCGACCTCGCTCATCGCCATCCAGCAGAGCCGCGGCTGGGAGGTCTTCCTCCTGGTCATCGCCGTCGGACTCCTCGTCGTCGCCGCCGTCGTCTACGTCGAGCAGTCGCAGCGACGCATCCCCGTGCAGTACGCCAAGCGCATGGTCGGCCGCCGCACGTACGGCGGCAACAACACCTACATCCCGATCAAGGTGAACATGGCCGGCGTCGTGCCCGTCATCTTCGCGTCGTCGCTGCTGTACCTGCCGGCGCTCGTCGCGCAGTTCAACCAGCCGCCCGTCGGCCAGCCGCCGGCACCGTGGGTGCAGTGGATCACCGACAACCTCACCACGGGCGACCACCCGCTCTACATGGCGATGTACTTCCTGCTCATCGTCGGCTTCACGTACTTCTACGTCGCCATCACCTTCAACCCGGAGGAGGTCGCCGACAACATGAAGAAGTACGGCGGCTTCATCCCCGGCATCCGCGCGGGACGCCCGACGGCCGAGTACCTCGACTACGTGCTCACGCGCATCACGCTGCCGGGCTCGCTGTACCTCGGGCTCATCGCGCTCCTGCCGCTCATCGCCCTGTCCCTCGTCGGCGCCAACCAGAACTTCCCGTTCGGCGGCGCGAGCATCCTGATCGTGGTCGGCGTCGGCCTCGAGACGGTGAAGCAGATCGACTCGCAGCTGCAGCAGCGGCACTACGAGGGGCTGCTCAAGTGA
- the rplO gene encoding 50S ribosomal protein L15, whose amino-acid sequence MAEKNESAEAPVKAPKAAPKKTAKAPAAAAAASAETTTVGSTETVKREQVLKVHHLRPAAGAKKARQRVGRGEGSKGKTAGRGTKGTKARYTVRVGFEGGQMPLHMRTPKLRGFKNPFRVEYQVVNLEKLAALYPDGGDVTTSDLVAKGAVRKNEKVKVLGDGDISVKLTVAVDKVSGSAAEKIVAAGGSVK is encoded by the coding sequence ATGGCTGAGAAGAACGAGTCGGCCGAGGCGCCCGTGAAGGCGCCCAAGGCCGCACCCAAGAAGACCGCGAAGGCGCCCGCCGCCGCTGCGGCCGCTTCCGCCGAGACGACCACGGTCGGCTCGACGGAGACGGTCAAGCGCGAGCAGGTCCTCAAGGTCCACCACCTCCGTCCCGCCGCCGGGGCCAAGAAGGCACGCCAGCGTGTCGGCCGCGGTGAGGGCTCGAAGGGCAAGACCGCGGGTCGTGGCACCAAGGGCACGAAGGCCCGCTACACGGTCCGCGTCGGCTTCGAGGGTGGGCAGATGCCGCTGCACATGCGCACCCCGAAGCTCCGCGGGTTCAAGAACCCGTTCCGCGTCGAGTACCAGGTCGTGAACCTGGAGAAGCTCGCCGCGCTCTACCCCGACGGCGGCGACGTCACCACGAGCGACCTGGTCGCCAAGGGTGCCGTCCGCAAGAACGAGAAGGTCAAGGTCCTCGGGGACGGCGACATCTCGGTTAAGCTGACGGTTGCGGTCGACAAGGTCTCCGGCTCCGCAGCGGAGAAGATCGTCGCAGCAGGCGGCTCCGTCAAGTAG
- the rpmD gene encoding 50S ribosomal protein L30, whose protein sequence is MAQLRVTQIKSKISEKQNQRDTLRSLGLRRIGAVVVREDNAQNRGYVNTVAHLVKVEEID, encoded by the coding sequence ATGGCTCAGCTCCGAGTGACGCAGATCAAGTCCAAGATCAGCGAGAAGCAGAACCAGCGCGACACCCTGCGGAGCCTCGGGCTCCGTCGCATCGGTGCCGTGGTGGTCCGTGAGGACAACGCCCAGAACCGCGGGTACGTGAACACCGTGGCGCACCTGGTGAAGGTGGAGGAGATCGACTGA
- the rpsE gene encoding 30S ribosomal protein S5 has translation MAVAETPVETAASTAPAQNEGREGRRGGRDRNQGGRDSRGGRDADKSQFLERVVTINRVSKVVKGGRRFSFTALVIVGDGNGLVGVGYGKAREVPTAISKGVEEAKKNFFRVPRIGLTIPHAVQGEASAGVVLLRPASAGTGVIAGGPVRAVLECAGIHDVLSKSLGSSNTINIVHATVEALKQLEEPRAVAARRGLELEQVVPARILRAQRAEADAKAGV, from the coding sequence GTGGCAGTGGCGGAGACGCCCGTCGAGACCGCGGCGTCCACCGCACCCGCGCAGAACGAGGGCCGTGAGGGCCGTCGTGGCGGACGCGATCGCAACCAGGGCGGCCGCGACAGCCGCGGTGGCCGTGATGCCGACAAGAGCCAGTTCCTGGAGCGCGTCGTCACCATCAACCGCGTGTCCAAGGTCGTCAAGGGCGGTCGTCGCTTCAGCTTCACCGCGCTCGTGATCGTCGGAGACGGCAACGGACTGGTCGGCGTCGGCTACGGCAAGGCCCGCGAGGTCCCGACCGCCATCTCCAAGGGCGTCGAGGAGGCGAAGAAGAACTTCTTCCGCGTCCCCCGCATCGGCCTGACCATCCCGCACGCCGTGCAGGGTGAGGCATCCGCCGGAGTCGTCCTCCTGCGCCCCGCGTCCGCGGGTACCGGCGTCATCGCCGGTGGCCCCGTCCGCGCGGTGCTCGAGTGCGCCGGCATCCACGACGTGCTGAGCAAGTCGCTCGGCTCGTCGAACACGATCAACATCGTGCACGCCACGGTCGAGGCGCTCAAGCAGCTCGAGGAGCCGCGCGCCGTCGCAGCCCGTCGTGGCCTCGAGCTGGAGCAGGTCGTCCCGGCCCGCATCCTCCGCGCCCAGCGCGCCGAGGCCGACGCGAAGGCAGGTGTCTGA
- the rplR gene encoding 50S ribosomal protein L18 — protein MALGVRGKSKSAARGRRHARLRKKVEGTELRPRLVVTRSARHVFVQVVDDSRGHTVASASTLEADMRTFDGDKTAKSRKVGELVAERAKAAGVESVVFDRGGNRYAGRVAAIAEGAREGGLSL, from the coding sequence ATGGCTCTCGGAGTTAGAGGAAAAAGCAAGTCCGCCGCCCGCGGCCGCAGGCACGCACGCCTGCGCAAGAAGGTCGAGGGCACCGAGCTGCGTCCGCGCCTGGTCGTCACCCGTTCGGCCCGCCACGTCTTCGTGCAGGTCGTCGATGACAGCCGTGGTCACACCGTCGCGTCCGCGTCGACCCTCGAGGCCGACATGCGCACGTTCGACGGCGACAAGACCGCCAAGTCGCGCAAGGTCGGCGAGCTCGTCGCCGAGCGCGCCAAGGCGGCCGGCGTGGAGAGCGTCGTATTCGATCGTGGTGGCAACCGCTACGCAGGACGCGTCGCGGCCATCGCCGAAGGAGCTCGAGAGGGTGGTCTGAGCCTGTGA
- the rplF gene encoding 50S ribosomal protein L6: MSRIGRLPIDVPAGVDVAVDGQHVTVKGPKGELSLTIAQPIRAEVQDGQVLVTRPDDERESRSLHGLTRSLIANNIVGVTTGYTKGLEIVGTGYRVAIKDKGVEFALGFSHPVYVEAPAGISFTVEGVNKMTVVGIDKQLVGETAANIRKIRKPEPYKGKGVRYAGENVRRKAGKSGK; encoded by the coding sequence ATGTCACGCATCGGAAGACTCCCCATCGACGTCCCCGCAGGGGTCGACGTCGCCGTGGACGGCCAGCACGTCACGGTCAAGGGCCCGAAGGGCGAGCTGAGCCTCACCATCGCGCAGCCCATCCGCGCCGAGGTCCAGGACGGACAGGTGCTCGTCACCCGTCCGGACGACGAGCGCGAGTCGCGCTCGCTCCACGGCCTCACGCGCAGCCTCATCGCGAACAACATCGTCGGCGTCACCACCGGCTACACCAAGGGCCTCGAGATCGTCGGCACGGGTTACCGCGTCGCGATCAAGGACAAGGGCGTCGAGTTCGCGCTCGGCTTCTCCCACCCGGTGTACGTCGAGGCGCCCGCGGGCATCAGCTTCACCGTCGAGGGCGTCAACAAGATGACCGTCGTCGGCATCGACAAGCAGCTCGTCGGCGAGACGGCCGCCAACATCCGCAAGATTCGCAAGCCCGAGCCCTACAAGGGCAAGGGCGTCCGCTACGCCGGCGAGAACGTTCGCCGCAAGGCCGGAAAGAGTGGTAAGTGA
- the rpsH gene encoding 30S ribosomal protein S8 — MTMTDPVADMLTRLRNANSAHHDTVSMPHSKLKSHIADILKSEGFIAGWDVADARVGQTLTLSLKFGPDRERSIRGIKRVSKPGLRVYAKSAEIPQVLGGLGVAILSTSSGLLTDRQAAKKGVGGEVLAYVW; from the coding sequence ATGACAATGACCGACCCGGTCGCTGACATGCTGACCCGACTCCGGAACGCGAACTCCGCGCACCACGACACGGTCTCCATGCCGCACTCCAAGCTCAAGTCGCACATCGCCGACATCCTCAAGTCCGAGGGCTTCATCGCCGGCTGGGACGTCGCGGACGCCCGCGTCGGCCAGACGCTGACGCTCAGCCTCAAGTTCGGCCCCGACCGCGAGCGCTCCATCCGGGGCATCAAGCGCGTGTCGAAGCCCGGACTGCGCGTGTACGCGAAGTCCGCGGAGATCCCCCAGGTCCTCGGTGGCCTCGGGGTCGCCATCCTGTCCACCTCCTCGGGGCTCCTCACGGACCGCCAGGCTGCGAAGAAGGGCGTGGGTGGGGAAGTCCTCGCCTACGTGTGGTAA
- the rplE gene encoding 50S ribosomal protein L5, with protein sequence MTDTATAGTAEGTTLPRLKQKYRTEIVSQLTADLGFTNVHQVPGLTKIVVNMGVGDAARDGKIIDGAVADLTKITGQKPQVTKARKSIAQFKLREGQAIGTHVTLRGDRMWEFLDRLLSLALPRIRDFRGLSPKQFDGNGNYTFGLNEQSMFHEIDQDRIDRVRGMDITVVTTARTDDEGRALLKALGFPFQTPENTP encoded by the coding sequence ATGACCGACACCGCAACCGCTGGCACGGCCGAGGGCACCACGCTCCCGCGCCTGAAGCAGAAGTACCGCACCGAGATCGTCAGCCAGCTGACCGCTGATCTCGGCTTCACGAACGTGCACCAGGTGCCCGGGCTCACGAAGATCGTCGTGAACATGGGCGTCGGCGACGCCGCTCGTGACGGCAAGATCATCGACGGCGCGGTCGCCGACCTCACCAAGATCACGGGCCAGAAGCCGCAGGTCACGAAGGCCCGCAAGTCGATCGCCCAGTTCAAGCTGCGTGAGGGCCAGGCCATCGGCACCCACGTGACGCTGCGCGGCGACCGCATGTGGGAGTTCCTCGACCGCCTGCTGTCCCTCGCCCTGCCCCGCATCCGCGACTTCCGCGGGCTCAGCCCGAAGCAGTTCGACGGCAACGGCAACTACACGTTCGGTCTCAACGAGCAGTCCATGTTCCACGAGATCGACCAGGACCGCATCGACCGGGTCCGCGGCATGGACATCACGGTCGTCACGACCGCTCGGACGGACGACGAGGGACGCGCGCTGCTCAAGGCGCTCGGCTTCCCGTTCCAGACGCCCGAGAACACGCCGTAG
- the rplX gene encoding 50S ribosomal protein L24 yields MANIKKGDLVQVITGRTQAKGGDRGKQGKVLSVLVERNRVVVEGVNFITKHVRVGQTQRGSKTGGIETVEAPIHISNVALVDPESKKPTRVGFRTEQVEKDGVSKTVRVRYAKKSGKDL; encoded by the coding sequence ATGGCGAACATCAAGAAGGGTGACCTCGTGCAGGTCATCACGGGTCGCACGCAGGCCAAGGGCGGCGACCGGGGCAAGCAGGGCAAGGTCCTGTCCGTCCTGGTCGAGCGCAACCGCGTCGTCGTCGAGGGCGTGAACTTCATCACGAAGCACGTCCGCGTCGGCCAGACGCAGCGCGGCTCCAAGACCGGCGGCATCGAGACCGTCGAGGCGCCCATCCACATCTCCAACGTCGCGCTCGTCGACCCCGAGTCCAAGAAGCCCACGCGAGTCGGCTTCCGGACCGAGCAGGTCGAGAAGGACGGGGTCTCCAAGACCGTCCGCGTCCGCTACGCCAAGAAGTCAGGTAAGGACCTCTAG
- the rplN gene encoding 50S ribosomal protein L14 produces MIQQESRLKIADNTGAKEILTIRVLGGSGRRYAGLGDVIVATVKDAIPGGNVKKGEVVKAVIVRTKKETRRPDGSYIKFDENAAVILNSNGEPRGTRIFGPVGRELRDKKFMKIISLAPEVI; encoded by the coding sequence GTGATTCAGCAGGAATCCCGCCTCAAGATCGCGGACAACACGGGTGCCAAGGAGATCTTGACCATCCGCGTGCTCGGTGGCTCGGGTCGCCGCTACGCCGGTCTCGGTGACGTCATCGTCGCGACCGTCAAGGACGCGATCCCCGGCGGAAACGTCAAGAAGGGCGAGGTCGTCAAGGCCGTCATCGTCCGCACCAAGAAGGAGACGCGCCGTCCCGACGGCTCGTACATCAAGTTCGACGAGAACGCCGCCGTCATCCTGAACAGCAACGGGGAGCCCCGCGGCACCCGCATCTTCGGACCGGTGGGCCGCGAGCTCCGGGACAAGAAGTTCATGAAGATCATCTCGCTGGCACCGGAGGTCATTTAG
- the rpsQ gene encoding 30S ribosomal protein S17, translating into MANAEEKNTADTATADRGYRKSRRGYVTSDKMDKTIVVEVEDRVKHPLYGKVIRRTSKVKAHDEANTAGIGDLVLINETRPLSASKRWRLVEILEKAK; encoded by the coding sequence ATGGCGAACGCCGAAGAGAAGAACACGGCTGACACCGCGACGGCCGACCGCGGCTACCGCAAGTCCCGCCGTGGGTACGTCACCAGCGACAAGATGGACAAGACCATCGTCGTCGAGGTCGAGGACCGCGTGAAGCACCCGCTGTACGGCAAGGTCATCCGCCGCACCTCCAAGGTCAAGGCGCACGACGAGGCGAACACCGCCGGCATCGGCGACCTGGTCCTGATCAACGAGACCCGTCCCCTCAGCGCCTCCAAGCGCTGGCGCCTGGTCGAGATCCTCGAGAAGGCCAAGTAG
- the rpmC gene encoding 50S ribosomal protein L29, whose protein sequence is MAIGSKELAPVELDTFEDERLVEELKKAKEELFNLRFQSATGQLDSHGRLRAVKRDIARIYTVIRERELGIRATPAPVEVPEKPEKKKATKKAAKADDAAVTEKAEEA, encoded by the coding sequence ATGGCGATCGGTTCCAAGGAGCTCGCCCCCGTCGAGCTGGACACTTTCGAGGACGAGCGACTCGTCGAAGAGCTGAAGAAGGCCAAGGAGGAGCTGTTCAACCTGCGCTTCCAGTCGGCCACCGGTCAGCTCGACAGCCACGGCCGCCTCCGCGCGGTCAAGCGCGACATCGCTCGGATCTACACGGTCATCCGCGAGCGCGAGCTGGGCATCCGTGCCACGCCCGCCCCCGTCGAGGTCCCCGAGAAGCCCGAGAAGAAGAAGGCGACGAAGAAGGCCGCGAAGGCCGACGACGCCGCCGTCACCGAGAAGGCTGAGGAGGCTTGA
- the rplP gene encoding 50S ribosomal protein L16: MLIPRKVKHRKQHHPGRTGHATGGTVVSFGEYGIQALTPAYVTNRQIESARIAMTRHVKRGGNVYINIFPDRPLTKKPAETRMGSGKGSVEWWVANVKPGRVLFELSGVDEATAREALTRAIHKLPLKARIIKREEGDA, translated from the coding sequence ATGTTGATCCCCCGCAAGGTCAAGCACCGCAAGCAGCACCACCCGGGTCGTACCGGCCACGCGACCGGCGGCACCGTCGTCTCGTTCGGCGAGTACGGCATCCAGGCCCTCACGCCCGCCTACGTGACCAACCGCCAGATCGAGTCCGCTCGAATCGCGATGACGCGTCACGTCAAGCGCGGCGGGAACGTGTACATCAACATCTTCCCGGACCGCCCGCTCACCAAGAAGCCCGCCGAGACCCGCATGGGTTCCGGAAAGGGATCGGTCGAGTGGTGGGTCGCCAACGTCAAGCCGGGACGCGTGCTCTTCGAGCTCTCCGGCGTCGACGAGGCCACGGCGCGCGAGGCGCTCACCCGGGCCATCCACAAGCTGCCCCTCAAGGCACGCATCATCAAGCGCGAGGAAGGCGACGCATAA